TGGATAAACTGAATAACTATTATGAATTTTAAAGACGATGTTGAAGCGGTTGACGCCCTGCGTGCCAAATATAAAGTCCTTACTGCCGAGATCGGGAAAATAATTATCGGGCAGAACGAAGTAGTTGAAGATGTGCTGATTTGCATCCTCAGCAGAGGACATTGTTTGCTGGTTGGCGTTCCGGGTCTGGCTAAAACACTTTTGGTCAATACCATCTCCCGTGTTCTCGGCTTGCAGTACAGCCGGATTCAATTCACGCCTGATTTAATGCCGTCAGATATAATAGGAACAGAAATACTGGATGAAAGCCGCCAGTTCCGTTTTGTGAAAGGACCTCTCTTTGCCAACATCATTCTTGCCGATGAAATAAACCGCACTCCTCCTAAAACACAGTCCGCATTGCTCGAAGCTATGCAGGAACGTGCCGTTACAACCGCAGGCAAAAGATATGAATTAGGAAATCCGTTTTTTGTTCTCGCCACGCAAAACCCCATAGAGCAGGAAGGAACCTACCCGTTGCCCGAAGCGCAGTTAGACCGCTTTATGTTCAACGTGTGGCTCACCTATCCCAAGATGGAAGAAGAGATAACGGTGGTAAAAAATACCACATCCGATTACAACCCCGAATTGAAAATAATTCTCAGCGCTGAAGAAATTCTTTATTTTCAGGATTTGATACGCAGAGTGCCTGTTACGGATAATGTTCTGCAATATGCTGTGCGCCTTGCCTCCAGCACACGACCTGAAAATCCTGATTCTCCTTCAAAGGTGAAACAATACCTCTCTTGGGGAGCAGGACCGCGCGCTTCTCAATATCTCATACTTGGCGCAAAAACTCATTCAGTCATTCACGGAAAATATTCTCCTGATATTGAAGATGTGCGCGCTGTTGCCAACGCCATCCTTCGCCACCGCATTGTTCGCAACTACAAAGCCGAAGCAGAAAATGTTTCTGCCGAAGATATTATCAAAGAGTTGGTGAAGTAAATCTACCCTTCAAGAGAATTCGGGTTAAAACAAATGACTTATTGGAAGTTCTAACAAGAAATACAGCAGGTAGTTTAATTAAAGTGTTTTGCACCCTACCTTAAAAAAATCACTCTTCGTATTAAAATTTATTTACCTTTGCGCCCCTTCTGAAGTTCAGTCATAAAAAAGACTTCTTCATGGAAGGAGAGATTATTTTGTTTACACCCGAAAATAAAGGTGAAAAAAAAGTAAAAAAGATACAACCCGCGGGATAAAATATCCAACGGGTTAAATAAAAAAGTAAATGCCTACAATTCAACAACTGATTAGACACGGACGCAAAAAATTTACGCGCAAGAGTAAATCCATAGCGCTGAACCGCAGTCCGCAGCGCAGAGGCGTGTGTATTAAAGTGTACACCACTACTCCTAAAAAACCAAACTCCGCATTGAGAAAAGTTGCGAAGGTTCGTCTCTCAAACGGGAATGAAATTATTGCATACATCCCTGGTGAAGGACATAATCTTCAGGAACACTCTATCGTGCTGGTACGCGGAGGCAGGGTGAAAGACCTTCCAGGCGTACGTTACCACATCGTTCGCGGAACATTAGATACAGCGGGTGTTGACAATATGCGCCAGTCCCGTTCAAAATATGGAGCAAAAAGACCAAAAGCTGGAGCGCCAGCACCGGCACCTAAAGTAAAAGCAGCAGCAGAACCCACAAAATAATTTACCAGAATGAGAAAATCCAAAGCAAAAAAACGCCTCCTACTTCCTGACCCCAGATTTCAGGATACGCTTGTTACCCGTTTTGTAAATAATCTGATGTATTCAGGAAAGAAAAACAAAGCATACGGAATCTTTTATGAGACCATTGACATTGTTGCCGACAAAACAAAAGAAGATGGTTTACAAACATGGAAAAAAGCATTGAGCAATGTTACTCCTCAGGTAGAAGTTAAATCACGCAGGATTGGCGGTGCAAACTACCAAATCCCACAGGAAGTTCTTCCGGAAAGAAAAATTGCTCTTGCCATCAAATGGATGATCCAATATGCTAAAGAAAGAAAAGAACACAGAATGAGCAATGGACTTGCTTCTGAAATTATTGCTGCAGCAAAGCAGGAAGGTGCCGCATGGAAAAAGAAAGAAGACGTTCACCGCATGGCAGAAGCAAACAAAGCATATTCACATTTTAAGATCAAGTAAGAAAAGAAGAAATGAGCGATTTAAGATATACAAGGAACATCGGCATTGCAGCGCACATTGATGCAGGTAAAACAACTTGCACTGAGCGCATACTGTATTATACTGGTGTTAACCACAAGATCGGTGAAGTGCATGACGGAGCAGCTACAATGGACTGGATGATTCAAGAGCAGGAACGCGGAATCACAATCACTTCTGCCGCTACTACTTGTTTTTGGAACTATCGCGGTAATAAATATAAGGTAAACATTATTGATACTCCCGGCCACGTGGATTTCACGGTGGAGGTAAACCGGTCGCTTCGTGTACTCGATGGACTGGTTTTCTTGTTTTCAGCAGTGGATGGTGTTGAACCACAATCTGAAACCAACTGGCGTCTCGCTAATAATTATAATGTAACGCGTATCTGTTTCGTAAATAAAATGGACCGTGCGGGCGCTGACTTCCTTAATGTTTGCAAGCAGGTAAAAGAAATGCTTGGTGGAAATGCTGTTCCCCTTCAATTGCCTCTTGGAGCAGAAGCAAATTTTCGTGGAGTAATTGACTTGATTAACAACCGAGCTATCGAGTGGAATGAAGAAGATAAAGGAATGACTTTTAAAGTTGTGGATATTCCTGCTGATATGAAAGATGAAGTATATCACTGGAGAGAAAAACTTCTTGAATCAGTTTCTGAATTTGATGATAAGATTATGGAAAAATTCTTCGCTGACCAGTCAACAATAACTGAAGATGAAGTTCTCACTGCGCTTCGCAAAGCAACTATTGCAGGAAAAATAATTCCAATGGTTTGCGGTTCGGCATTCAAAAATAAAGGTGTTCAAACAATGCTTGATCTGGTGATGTCAATCATGCCATCGCCCCTTGATAAAGATAATATTCATGGTATAAATCCGGATACAGAACAGGAAGTTACACGTAAACCCGATGTGAAAGATCCTTTCACAGCACTTGCGTTCAAAATTGCAACCGATCCTTTTGTAGGACGTTTGGCATTCTTCCGCGCGTATTCAGGCAGATTGGATTCCGGTTCTTATGTATTGAACACTCGCTCAGGACAGAAAGAGCGCATATCCCGTATTTTCCAAATGCACGCCAACAAACAAAACCAGGTTCCTTTTATTGAAGCAGGAGATATTGGCGCTGCGGTGGGATTCAAAGACATTAAAACAGGCGACACACTTTGCGATGAGAAACATCCTATCGTTCTCGAAGCAATGAATTTTCCTGAACCTGTTATCGGTATCGCCATCGAGCCAAAAACTCAGGCAGACCTTGACAAGCTCGGAACTTCCCTTGCAAAACTTTCTGAAGAAGATCCAACATTCAGAGTTAAAACCGATGATGATACAAACCAAACAATCATCAGCGGAATGGGTGAACTTCACCTCGAAATTATTGTTGACCGTTTAAAGCGCGAGTTTAAAGTGGAGATAAATCAGGGCGCTCCTCAGGTTAATTATAAGGAAGCAATTACCGGAACGATTGAACATCGTGAAGTATATAAAAAACAAACAGGTGGTCGCGGTAAATTCGCTGACATGGAATTTACAGTTTCTCCTGTGGATGCTGACTTTGAAGTGACAGAAAAGAATGGCGGATTGCAATTTGAAAATGAAGTGAAGGGCGGTAATATTCCGCGCGAGTTCATTCCTGCTGTAGAAAAAGGATTCCGTGCCGCAATGGTGAATGGCGTTCTTGCAGGATTCCAGATGCAAACAATGAAAATTGTTTTATCAGACGGTTCTTACCACGATGTGGATTCTGACGCTCTCTCATTTGAGATTTGCGCGCGCACCGCTTTCCGTGAAGCATTGCCGAAAGCAAAACCCGTTCTGATGGAACCGATAATGAAAATTGAAGTCATCACTCCTGAACAATATATGGGTGATGTGGTGGGTGACTTGAACAGACGCAGAGGAATCATCGAAGGAATGGACAGCAAAGCAAATGCGCAGGTGATTAAAGCAAAAGTTCCGCTCGGAGAAATGTTCGGATACGTAACGCAGTTGCGCACACTTTCTTCAGGGCGTGCAACTTCTACTATGGAATTTTCACATTACGCGGAAACACCAAGAAATATTTCTGAAGAAGTAGTAGCAAAAGCAAAAGGTAAAAAAGCAGCAGAAAAAGTTTAAATCAACCAAATATGTCACAGCAGAGAATTAGAATCAAATTAAAATCCTACGACCATCACCTGGTTGATAAGTCGGCAGAAAAAATTGTTAAGACAGCAAAGTCTACAGGAGCTGTTATAAGCGGACCCATTCCACTTCCGACTAACAAACGCATTTATACAGTTCTTCGTTCCCCGCACGTGAATAAAAAAGCAAGGGAGCAATTTCAACTTTGCACATACAAGCGCCTGATTGATATTTACAGCACAAGCGCAAAAACTGTTGACGCGCTCAGCAAATTAGAATTACCCAGCGGTGTGGAAGTAGAAATTAAAGTGTAATTAAATCAATTTGAAGATTAGCCAATTTGAAAATTTGATAATGATAAAAAACAAAAACACGCAATTTTCAAATTAGCATATTTTTCAAATTATCAAATTAAAAAAAATGGCAGGATTACTCGGGAAAAAAATAGGAATGACCAACATGTTTGACGTTTCAGGCAGATACGTTGCATGTACTGTCATTGAAGCGGGACCTTGTGTGGTTACACAAGTAAAAACAAAAGAGAAGGACGGCTATGATTCTCTTCAGCTTGGTTTCGCGGAGAGAAAAGAAAAACATACCACTTCTCCTCAGATGGGCCATTTCAAAAAAGCAGGAACTACTCCAAAGAAAGCAGTTGCCGAGTTTCATGATTTTGAAGGAGATAAAAAAGCAGGCGATACCATCACGCTCGACATTTTCACTGAAGGAGAATACGTTGACGTTGTAGGAACTTCCAAAGGAAAAGGATTTCAGGGTGTTGTGAAACGCCACCACTTCAGCGGGGTTGGAGCAGGAAATGGTCACGGTCAGCATGATCGCCAGCGTTCACCCGGTTCTATCGGTGCATCCTCTTTCCCATCACGCGTATTAAAAGGAATGCGCATGGCAGGAAGAATGGGAGGTGACCGCGTGAAGGCACGCAACTTAGAAGTATTAAGATTAATAAAGGATAAAAACCTTCTGATAGTGAAAGGCTCAGTGCCCGGAGCTGCCGGAAGTTTTGTAATGATTCAGAAATAATAAATCATCGAAAAACGAAATAGTACAAAAAATACGAAACAAGAAATGGAACTCACTGTAGTAAATATTAAAGGAGATAAAACAAAGCGCAAGGTTTCTTTGCACGATTCCATTTTCGGAATTGAACCCAACGATCACGCTATTTATCTTGACGTGAAACAATTCCTCGCTAACCAGCGACAGGGAACTCACAAAGCAAAAACGAGAAATGAAATTCACGGAAGCACGCGCAAACTCCACAAGCAAAAAGGAACGGGTGGTTCACGTAAGGGCGATATCAAGAGTCCAATCTTCCGTGGCGGTGGGCGTATTTTCGGTCCCGAGCCAAGAGATTATCATTTCAAACTGAACAAGAAAGTAAAGCAACTTGCCCGCATGAGCGCGCTTTCTCATAAAGCGAAAAATAATTCCATCACCGTGCTTGAAGATTTTTCTTTTGAGAATCCAAAGACAAAAAATTATGCTGAACTTTTGAGCAATCTGGAAATGAACGGAAAAAAAACCTTGCTGGTTGTTGGCAATGATGACAAGAACATCAATCTTTCTGCAAGAAACATTCAATCAGCAAAAGTTACTTCAGCAAATTCGCTGAGCACGTATGATATTATTAATGCAAATATCCTTCTCTTATCCGAAGGCTCGCTAAAGACTATTGAAACTATCTTGCTTGATGATGAAACTGCAGAAGCGAAGCCGAAAGTGAAAGCGAAGGCAAAATCAACAGTAAAGAAAACAAAAACAATAAAGAAGAAATCATCAACAAAAGAGAAGTAATATTGAACAATCAATCATTAATAATCAATACAGAATGAGCATCTACCTAAAACCAATCATCACCGAAAAGTATGCCGCCAAGGGCGATGCTGCCGGAAAGAACAACGGAGGCAAAGGGCGCTACGCATTTGTGGTGGAGAAAACCGCCAACAAAGTAGAAATCAAAAAAGCTATAGAAAAAGCATACGCAGTTACTGTTGAAGAAGTGAATACGATGAATTACATCGGCAAAATAAAAACCAGATACACAGCAACAAAAATAATGAATGGTTTAGTGAAGAAAGCAAAGAAAGCAATTGTAACATTAAAAAAAGGAGACACAATAGATTTTTACGGAAATATATAAACCAATTTGAAAATGAGTCAATTTGAAAATTTGAAAATGAAACAAACATCTATGGATTTTAATTTTCAAATTAGCTAATCTTCAAATTATCAAATTAGAAAAATGGGAGTAAGAAGATTCAGACCTATCACACCAGGTCAACGACATAAAGTAGCAAACGATAACAGCGACATCACCTCGTATGTTCCTGAAAAGTCATTGCTTCGTTCAAGCAAAAGAAGCGGTGGCAGAAACCACACAGGTAAAATGACTATGCGCTATCTCGGAGGCGGACATAAAAGACGTTTCCGCGTGATTGATTTCAAAAGAGACAAGCAGGATATTCCAGCCGTTGTAAAATCAATTGAGTATGACCCGATGCGCACCGGGCGCATCGCACTTCTTCAATATAATGACGGAGAAAAAAGATACATCCTCGCTCCGCAAGGATTACAAGTGGGTCAAACAGTTGTGTCAGGAAAAAATGTAGCGCCCAATCTTGGAAACGCAATGCCTCTTTCAGCCATTCCACTCGGAACAATTGTACATAATATAGAATTGAATCCCGGACAAGGAGGAAAATTTATTCGCAGCGCAGGCACTTACGCACAACTTACTGCTAAAGAAGCAAAGTTTGTAATATTAAAAATGCCATCAGGAGAAACACGCATGGTACTTGCAACTTGCATGGCAACCGTTGGTTCAGTTTCAAACGCAGACCACAATCAAGAGGTACACGGAAAAGCCGGGCGCATCCGCTGGTTCGGACGCAGATCACGCAACCGACCTGTTGCAATGAACCCTGTTGATCACCCGATGGGCGGTGGCGAAGGAAGAGCTTCAGGCGGGCATCCCCGCTCTCGAAACGGACAATTATCTAAAGGACTAAAAACAAGAAAGAGAACAAAACGCTCTAACAGATATATAGTAGAAAGAAGAACTAAAGGATATGGCTCGAAATAAAAATTGGCAGTAGGCAGTAGCCAATAGGCAAAAAATACAAAAAGCAAAAAAAGAAAATAGAAACAAAAAAAAAAAATCGGTGTAATCTAAAATACATCGGTGTAATCTAAAAAAGATGGCTCGAAGTTTAAAAAAAGGATTCTTCATTGATTTCAAACTCAACAAAAGAGTTCAGGAAATCATTGGCGGAAAAAAGAAATATATAGTCAAAACATGGTCCCGCAGGTCAATGATTACTCCTGAGTTTGTTGGATTGACTTTTGCCGTTCATAACGGAAACAAGTTCATTCCTGTTTATGTAACAGAAAATATGGTGGGGCATCGCCTGGGGGAATTTTCGCCAACGAGAACTTACCGCGGACATACCGGTCACGTAAAAGCAGAAGCAAATGTTCCTGCTCCTGCAGCAACACAAGCGCCAGAAGCAAAATAATAAATTAAATAACAAAAATGATTACACCGATTCTAAAAACCAAAGATTACACAGATAAAACATCGGTGTAATCTATTTCTAAAATCTGTGTAATCGAAATAAAAATATCATGGGAGTTCGTAAAAGAGAAATGGCAGAAGCAAGAAAAGAAGCAAACAAGACAACTTACTTTGCAAAGTTGAATAATTATCCTACTTCGCCCCGCAAGATGCGCCTTCTTGCTGATTTAATTCGCAACCAGCCGGTTGAAAATGCACTGAATGTATTGCGCTTTCACACACAGCATGCATCACTTCCGCTTTCAAAGCTAGTAGTTTCAGCAGTAAAAAACTACGAAGCAAAAACAGGTTTGCGCGCAGAAGACAGCACACTCTTTGTAAAAGAGATTAGAGTAGACAGCGGACAAATGCTTAAACGCTTCCGCCCTGCCCCACAAGGTCGCGCATACAGAATCCGCAAGCGTTCCAATCACGTAACAGTAATATTAGATACAATAAAAGAAACACAAGAATAAAAAAAAAGAAAATCGGTGTAATCTTTTTTACATCGGTGTAATCAAAAAAAAGAATGGGACAAAAAGCAAATCCAATTGGTAATCGCCTCGGAATCATCCGCGGATGGGACTCAGCATGGTTTGGCGGAAATCATTATGCCGAAAAACTTATTGAAGACGAACGCATTCGCAACTATCTGAAAGCTCGTTTACCAAAGAGCAGCATGTCACGCATTGTGATTGAGCGCACGCAGAAAATCGTAACAGTGACTATTCATACTGCGCGTCCTGGAATTATAATTGGAAAAGGCGGTTCAGAAGTTGACAAGTTGAAAGAAGAATTAAAAAAGATTACCGGAAAAGATATTCAGATAAATATTTTTGAAGTAAAACGGCCTGAAGTAGACGCACGCATTGTTGCCGATGGAATCGCCCGCCAGATTGAAGCGAGAATTTCTCACAAGCGCTGCATCAAAATGGCGATTGCTTCTGCCATGAGAATGGGAGCTGAAGGAATTAAAGTTCGCGCAGGCGGCCGTTTAGGCGGAGTGGAAATTGCACGCAGTGAAGCCTTCAAAGAAGGAAGAACTCCTCTTCACACCTTTCGGGCTGATATTGATTTTGCAATTGCTGAAGCGCATACTTCCATGGGAAGAATCGGAATCAAGGTTTGGATATGCAGAGGAGAAGTTTTCGGAAAACGCGACCTCTCCCCTAACATCACTGACAGCCGCGACAAGAAAAAAGGAAAACGCAAAGACAGAGACAGAAATGACCGCGGAGACAGAGGCGGGCACAGAGATAACAGAAGATAAAAAATACAGAGTACAAAGTATTAAGTAATAAGTACAATTAGAAAACAAAAACATATTTAATACTTAAATACTCGATACATAATACTTGAATTAATATGCTACAACCAAAGAAAACAAAATTCAGAAAAATGCATAAGATGGTTCCGAGCGGAAACGCACGTAGAGGAACTACTCTGGCATTCGGTTCTTTCGGACTTAAGTCAGTTGAAACAGCTTGGATAACTGCCCGCCAGATTGAAGCAGCCCGCGTTGCACTTACCCGACACATTGGAAGAGAAGCAAAAGTGTGGATCAGAATTTTCCCTGATAAACCCATCACCAAAAAACCTGCAGAGGTTCGTATGGGAAAAGGAAAAGGAAATCCTGAATACTGGGTGGCGGTGGTAAAAGCGGGAAGAGTAATGTTTGAAACGGAAGGAACAAGCTTGGAAACAGCAAAAGAAGCGATGAAGCTAGCTGGAGACAAACTTCCATGCATTTCAAAGTTTATGGTCAGAAATGATTTTTTAGAAAGCATTAATAAGTAGAAAAATGAAAAAAGCAGATTTATCACAACTCTCAACCAATGACCTTGAGGAAAAACTGAAGGAAGAAGTTGCATCATTGGATAAAATGAAGTTCACGCACACCATTTCTCCTGTAGAAAGTCCTGCGCGCATTACGCATTCAAGAAAAACTGTTGCCCGCATGATGACTGAACTTCGCAAAAGAGAATTAGCAGAAACTAAAAAATAATTATTCAGATGGAATTAACAAGAACACGCAGAAAAGAAAAAGTAGGGCTCGTAACGAGCAACAAAATGGCAAAGTCAATTGTTGTTTCTGTTGAACGTCAAATCAAGCATCCTAAATACGGAAAGTTTATCAAGCGCACAAGCAAGTTCATGGCGCACGATGAAAAAAATGAAGCGAACATAGGTGATTCAGTTCGCATTGTTGAAACACGCCCTCTTAGCAAAAACAAATGCTGGAGGTTGGTTGAAATTGTTGAAAAAGCGAAATAAAAAAAATTAATACAAATAGTTATGATACGACAGGAATCAAGATTAATATGTGCAGACAACAGTGGAGCGAAAGAAGTTCTCTGTATCCGCGTTCTCGGAAGCACACGCAAGAGCGGTGCATCCGTTGGAGATAAAATTGTTGTGGCTGTAAAAAAAGCATTGCCCGCTGGCGGAGTGAAAGAACATTCTATTTCAAAGGCAGTGATTGTCCGCACGAAAAAAGAAATCCGCAGAGCTGATGGTTCTTACATCCGCTTTGATGATAATGCAGCCGTTCTGCTCAACGAAGTGGACGAACTGAAAGGTACACGCATCTTTGGTCCTGTTGCCAGAGAACTTCGCGACAAACAGTTCATGAAAATAGTTTCATTAGCTCCTGAAGTATTGTAAGAATCAGATAGCAATAAGAATAAAGTAAAAAGTCAGACAATGATAAAGTTCAAAATAAAAAAAGGCGACACTGTGAAAGTGATTTCTGGTGACGATAAAGGCAAACAAGGAAGAGTTCTATCGGTTGACAGGGAAACTTTCCGTGCGCTGGTTGAAGGAATCAATATGGCGACCAAGCATACACGCCCAACTGCTAAAAACACAAAAGGCGGTATCATTCATCAGGAAGCTTCCGTTCATATTTCAAACCTGATGCTTGTTGATGCCAAAGGAAACACTACAAGAGTCGGAAGAAGAATTGATGAAGCAACAGGCAAACTGGTTCGCTATTCAAAAAAATCTGACGAAACAATTAAAAATGTTAAACAGTAAGCATTCATAAAATGGCAAAGCAAGAATCAAAGAAAAAACAGGTGGTTAAAGGCGAACAGGCAGAAAAAGTTTCTGGTCCCCTATCCGTTCCGAAAAATTATATTCCTCGCCTGAAAGAAAAATACAATAAAGAAATTGTTCCTGCTCTTCAAAAAGAGTTCAATTTCAAGAGCCCGATGCGCGCTCCCCTCCTGAAAAAAATCTCCATCAACCAGGGAGTTGGTGACGCGGTTGCTGACAGAAAAATAATGGATAGCGCATTGAGCGAGATGGCTACTATCACTGGACAAAAACCAGTCGCAACTCTTTCAAAGAAAGATATTTCAAATTTCAAAGTGAGAAAAGGAGTTGCTATTGGCGTAAAAGTTACTTTGCGTTCAAATAATATGTATGAATTTCTTGATCGGTTCATTTCCACCGCCCTGCCCCGAATCCGCGATTTTAAAGGCATCAGCAAAAATGGTTTTGACGGAAGAGGAAATTATACACTCGGCATCACAGAGCAAATTATTTTTCCTGAGATCGATATTGATAAAGTAAATAAAGTTCGTGGAATGGATATCACTTTCGTAACATCAGCAAGAAATAATTCCGAAGCGATGTCTTTGTTAAGAGAGTTTGGAGTTCCGTTCAAAAAAGAAGAAGATGAGATAAAAAAAGGAAGCAAGAAAGAAACAATTTTCGGAACAGTGGCTAAGAAAGATGCTCCTAAAAAAGAAACTAAAAAAGATATTTAATAACATACCTCATGGCTAAAGAATGCATTAAAGCAAGACAAAGAAAACGCGAAGCGCTGGTAGATAAGTATGCCGCCAAGCGTGCAGCTCTTAAAAAAGCAGGCGACTACATTGCACTTAGCAAACTTCCCCGGAACTCTTCAAAAGTAAGATTGCGAAACAGATGCCAGGTGTCAGGAAGAGCACGCGCTTACTCCCGTCAATTCGGAGTTTCACGACTTGTTTTCAGAGACTGGGCTCTCAATGGAAAAATCCCTGGTGTAACAAAATCAAGTTGGTAAAAAAAATAAAATAATAATTATTAATTAAAAGATGGACACAATAGGAAATTATCTAACGCTGGTAAGAAACGCAATCAAAGCGAATCATAGAATTGTTGAGGTTCCGTCTTCTGGACTGAAGAAGGAAATCACAAAAATTCTGAAAGAGAAAGGATACATTCTTGACTATAAAATCGAAGAAAATCCCGTACAGGATAAAATAAAAATTGCACTCAAGTATCATCCCTCAACTAAGCAATCTGCCATCCGCAAGATTCAGCGTGCAAGCAGACCCGGTTTGAGAAAATATTCTTCTGTGGAAGATATGCCCCGTGTATTGAGTGGTCTTGGAATCGCCATCATCTCTACTTCAAAAGGTGTTATGACGGATAAAGAAGCAAAGAAAATAAATGTTGGAGGAGAAGTAATTTGTTACGTGTATTAATAAAATAATTTTTTAGAAAATGTCACGAATAGGAAAACAACCCATCACCATCCCTCAGGGAGTTACTGTAACAGTAAATAAAAGCTCTGTTACGGTGAAAGGAAAAACAGGTGAACTCACTCAGGCAGTGGATCCGGATATCACTGTAAAAATTAAGGACAACCTCGTTGTTCTTGAACGCCCTACTGAGCAGAAACGCCACAAAGCACTGCATGGAATGTATCGCTCGCTTATTGCGAACATGATAAAAGGCACCAGTGAAGGATATAAACTTCAGCAGGAAGTAGTGGGCGTTGGTTTCAAAGCTGCTCATAAAGGACAACAACTGGATCTCGTGGTAGGATTTTCTCACCATGTGGTTCTTGAACTTCCGAAAGAAATAAAACTGGAAACAAAAACTGAAAAAGGAAGCAACCCTACTATCTTTCTTCAATCTGCAGAC
This Bacteroidota bacterium DNA region includes the following protein-coding sequences:
- the rpsC gene encoding 30S ribosomal protein S3 codes for the protein MGQKANPIGNRLGIIRGWDSAWFGGNHYAEKLIEDERIRNYLKARLPKSSMSRIVIERTQKIVTVTIHTARPGIIIGKGGSEVDKLKEELKKITGKDIQINIFEVKRPEVDARIVADGIARQIEARISHKRCIKMAIASAMRMGAEGIKVRAGGRLGGVEIARSEAFKEGRTPLHTFRADIDFAIAEAHTSMGRIGIKVWICRGEVFGKRDLSPNITDSRDKKKGKRKDRDRNDRGDRGGHRDNRR
- the rplP gene encoding 50S ribosomal protein L16 yields the protein MLQPKKTKFRKMHKMVPSGNARRGTTLAFGSFGLKSVETAWITARQIEAARVALTRHIGREAKVWIRIFPDKPITKKPAEVRMGKGKGNPEYWVAVVKAGRVMFETEGTSLETAKEAMKLAGDKLPCISKFMVRNDFLESINK
- the rpmC gene encoding 50S ribosomal protein L29, which translates into the protein MKKADLSQLSTNDLEEKLKEEVASLDKMKFTHTISPVESPARITHSRKTVARMMTELRKRELAETKK
- the rpsQ gene encoding 30S ribosomal protein S17; this encodes MELTRTRRKEKVGLVTSNKMAKSIVVSVERQIKHPKYGKFIKRTSKFMAHDEKNEANIGDSVRIVETRPLSKNKCWRLVEIVEKAK
- the rplN gene encoding 50S ribosomal protein L14 — protein: MIRQESRLICADNSGAKEVLCIRVLGSTRKSGASVGDKIVVAVKKALPAGGVKEHSISKAVIVRTKKEIRRADGSYIRFDDNAAVLLNEVDELKGTRIFGPVARELRDKQFMKIVSLAPEVL
- the rplX gene encoding 50S ribosomal protein L24, with amino-acid sequence MIKFKIKKGDTVKVISGDDKGKQGRVLSVDRETFRALVEGINMATKHTRPTAKNTKGGIIHQEASVHISNLMLVDAKGNTTRVGRRIDEATGKLVRYSKKSDETIKNVKQ
- the rplE gene encoding 50S ribosomal protein L5, which translates into the protein MPRLKEKYNKEIVPALQKEFNFKSPMRAPLLKKISINQGVGDAVADRKIMDSALSEMATITGQKPVATLSKKDISNFKVRKGVAIGVKVTLRSNNMYEFLDRFISTALPRIRDFKGISKNGFDGRGNYTLGITEQIIFPEIDIDKVNKVRGMDITFVTSARNNSEAMSLLREFGVPFKKEEDEIKKGSKKETIFGTVAKKDAPKKETKKDI
- the rpsN gene encoding 30S ribosomal protein S14 is translated as MAKECIKARQRKREALVDKYAAKRAALKKAGDYIALSKLPRNSSKVRLRNRCQVSGRARAYSRQFGVSRLVFRDWALNGKIPGVTKSSW
- the rpsH gene encoding 30S ribosomal protein S8; translated protein: MDTIGNYLTLVRNAIKANHRIVEVPSSGLKKEITKILKEKGYILDYKIEENPVQDKIKIALKYHPSTKQSAIRKIQRASRPGLRKYSSVEDMPRVLSGLGIAIISTSKGVMTDKEAKKINVGGEVICYVY
- the rplF gene encoding 50S ribosomal protein L6 is translated as MSRIGKQPITIPQGVTVTVNKSSVTVKGKTGELTQAVDPDITVKIKDNLVVLERPTEQKRHKALHGMYRSLIANMIKGTSEGYKLQQEVVGVGFKAAHKGQQLDLVVGFSHHVVLELPKEIKLETKTEKGSNPTIFLQSADKQLLGQVAAKIRSIRAPEPYKGKGIKFTGEQLRKKAGKTAATAAK